A region of the Stieleria neptunia genome:
AAGAAGTCCGGGCCCGAGTTTGACGTGCATATGATACGCCACGTCAACAATCACCTTTGCAATTTGGTTTTCATCCATCGAATTCTCCATCGCGTAATTGTATTGGGGCAACGTCGCTCAGTATGTCGCTCGACGCATGGAACGAAAAGCTGTCACGGAAGGAATCCTCGAGATCTCATTGGCGCCTTTGCGTGTGTCATCAGGCTGGGGGACGCTGGAAGGTCTCACGCAAAGACGCCAAGACGCAAAGGTCAGTACCTGGAGGCGGTTGCGGATGAAATGGACGTGGATCGTAAGTCGCTCCATCCGCGGTCCATTCTCCAACCTCTTCTTTGCGGCTTGGCGCCTTTGCGTGTGCTCCTCCCCGATGCGTCGATGCCAAGAACGGCTGTGATACGATTTTCGCTGACGGTTACTCCTTGGCGGTCATTGAGTCTAGAATAGTTTGCACCCGAAATGCCTCGAACTTGTCACCTTCTCGTGAAATACTATGCGATTCAAACGTCGGCGATCTCTCGTCCAGATTGCTTCTAGCCTTGCTTTGTTTGGGTTGGCTTCATCCGTGATGATCGAGGTTGGCTTGGCCGAGGACTCGCGTCCCAACGTCGTGATGATCATCGTCGACGATCTGAACGACTTGCCGCTCTCTCCCGATGGCAAACCGGTGATCAAAACACCGAACATCGATCGAATCGCTCGTCGCGGTGTCACGTTCACCAATGCCCATTGCAACGATCCGATCTGCGCGCCCTCGCGGGCCAGCATGTTGTTCGGACTCTATCCGCAAACCAGCGGCTTGTACTGGTTCGAGAAATGGAAAGAGAACGGCGTTCTGAATCAATGCGTGTCGCTCAATCGACACCTACAAAGCCACGGCTACTCCGTTTTCGGCACCGGTAAGATTTACCATGGTGGTCAATCCGACGGGGCGTTTGATCAGCGCGGACCCAAGCCTGATGTAGGGCCCTGGCCGTGGGATGGAAAGTCAAATCAAAGTCATCTGCCGCATCCGGCGATGATGTACCTGTACGACACCGATGGTGACATGGATTACAAGTGGGAACACCACTTCGGTCCGCTGTCGATGATCCCGGATTGGAAGCCGGATCCCCAAGCGGGAATCCCCGGTTACAAGGGCTGGCGGTTGGGCGGCAAGCCGTTTCGTTACAACGGCGATGATGACCGAGACAAGCTGGCCGATGAACGGTGCGCCGAGTGGTCGGCCGGCATGATCGCCGCGGAACATGATCGGCCCTTCGCGATCTTCACGGGATTGGTCCGGACGCACACGCCGCTCTATGCGCCCCAAGAATACTTCGACCGTTTCCCCATCGATTCGATCGAGTTGCCTGAGACGATCGAAGGTGACTTGGACGATTGTGCGACCGCGTTGGCGGACCCATCACTCTATGGTTTCCGGCGGTACAACATGCTCGTGCGTCACAAAGACCGGCAACTCTACAAGCAGTGGCTGCAAGCCTATCTGGCCTGTGTTTCCTTCGTCGACGATCAAGTCGGAAAGATTCTGGACGCGGTTGACGCGAGTCCCGAGCGCGATAACACGATCGTGATCTTCACCAGCGATCACGGATTTCATATGGGTGAAAAGGAGTTCCTGTACAAGCAGAGTTTATGGGACGGCGCGACGCGGATCCCGCTGATCATCGCCGGTGTCGACGGGATGCCTCAAGGCGTGACGTGTGACCGTCCGGTCTCGTGGATCGATTTATATCCGACGTTAAACGAACTGTGCGGATTGCCGCGAGAACCCAATGCCGCTTCGGGCGGTTACAAATTGCAAGGGCACAGTCTGGTCCCCCTGGTGATGTCGCCTGACGGTGACTGGGACGGTCCCGATGTCGCGATCACGGCATTGCCGGGCAAAGACCACAGCCAACACGAGCGACATGGCGGCACCTGGTTCCCGCATTTTTCCGTCCGCAGCAAGCAGTATCGATACACACTTTGTGCCAGCGGTGAAGAAGAACTGTATGACTTCGACGCCGATCCCCGCGAGTGGACGAATCTCGCGAACGATCCGGCTTACGCTGCGATCAAAGCTTCACTGAAAGACCAGCTGATCGCGTTGCGTGATGGCCCGAATTGGAAGTCTCTGGATGACCTGCATCGTTGGACCTACGGGGCGCAGAAAGGTGGCGTCGCATCCGAGGATGGGACGTTGACGTTCAGCGGACATTCATCTTCCTACCTGGCGACGATCGCAAAGTACAAAAACTTCGAATGGGAATTCGAAGCCAAGTCGCCCGACACGCGGCAGATGCGGATCAGCTATCACGCCCGCGTGAAAGACAACCGTGTCGCGGGAACCGTCGTCAATGTTCCACCCACCGCATCGAACTTGCAAGGCAATGCGGTGCCATTTACCCCGGGGCAATGGAATCGCTATCGCATTCGCGTGGTTGGTGGGCGTTGTCAAGTTTGGATCAACGGCAGATTGCACAGTGATAGGGTCAAGGCGTCCGGCGACGGTCTGGGAGTGTTCGGGATTGATTTCCCCGGAGCTGCCCAGCCGACCCTAAGCATACGCGCCGTGCGAGTGCGTCCGCTGTAGCCAACCTCGTCCGCCTGGGCAATGCTGTGAAGCATTTTTTAGCGGTAGGGCGCGAGCCCTCCGGTGTTTTGGCAAACATGAAGAACCGGAGGGCTCGCGCCCTGCCGCTAAAATCTCAAGATACGCATGGGGAAAATACTTCACAGCGTTGCCGACTGGGTTGGCCCAAAAACGGTGGGCAGAAAAATCCCGGCGTAGAAAACGAGACAAGAAAATGGATGACAAGAAATTAAGCTGAGGAGTGTTTGGCGAATCCGGTGTCGGATCCAAGTCATTTTCTTGTCACCTATTTTCCTGTCGATCATCTCTCAGCCCAGTGATCCGGAGGCCGGTGAAGCGTTTTCGTACACTTACGCGACCAGCGCCACTCCGATCACGGTGGGGCAGTACTCTTGGAACGCCGACAACGGGTTTCGGGTGGTTCGATCGGTGAAGTGATCAATCGGTGAAGTGATCGATCGCAAGCTGGAAGCTTACGCCACTTGTTTCAACGTGGCAGGTCTTTGGCTTCGGCGTAGGGGCGTCGCGAAAGTGCAGCCTCGCCGACACGCTGGATCGCCAAAATGAACGCGGCGGTACGCAGATCAACGTCCCGTGTCTTGGCAACGGCGGCCACCGCTTCGTAGGCCTTGCGCATGTGGTCGGACAACTCGTGTCGGATGCGTCCGAGTTCCCAGCGGAATTGTTGAATGTTCTGCGCCCATTCAAAATAGCTGACGGTCACGCCGCCGGCGTTGGCCAAAATATCGGGCACGACCAGAATGCCGCGTCGCCGAAAGATCTCGTCGGCTTCCGGCGTCGTCGGCGAGTTGGCGGCTTCGACGATGATGCTCGCCCGGACGTCTTCCGCGTTGTCTTTGGTCAGCACGTCGCCGAGTGCGGCGGGGACCAAGACATCGCAGTCCCAGGTCAACACGTCGGAGCTCTCAAACGCGTCGCCACCGGGAAACTTGGCGACGCTGCCATGGCGGGCGGTCCAGGCAACCAACTCGTCGATGTTGAGGCCTTCGGGATTCGAGACGCCGCCGGCATGATCGCCGACGGCGACGATCTTGGCTCCCAGTTCCGCCATCGTCCGCGCCGCAAAACTGCCCACGTTGCCGAACCCTTGAAACGCCACCGTGACGTCTGTGATGGATTGTTTCTGTGATCGAAGCACTTCTTCCAACACGATCGTGACCCCGCGCCCGGTCGCCTCTTCGCGGCCTTCGGATCCGAACAAATGCAACGGCTTGCCCGTCACGACGCCGGGAGAGAATCCGGCGTACTTGGAGTACTCGTCCATGATCCAGCCCATGATTTTGGCGTTTGTGTTGACGTCCGGGGCGGGGATGTCGATGGTGGGGCCGATGACATCCTTGATTTGGCCGACGAAGGTCCGCGTGATCTCGTTCAATTCACGCTCGCTCAAATCGGTTGGGTCACAGTTGATGCCGCCCTTGGCGCCGCCGTAGGGGACGTCGACGACCGCGGTTTTCCAAGTCATCAAATTGGCCAGCGCCGTCGCTTCGTCTTCGTCGACCGAAGGGTGGTACCGCAATCCACCCTTCATCGGCCCACGGACACGGCTGTGTTGCACTCGGTATCCCGTATGCTTGATCAGTTTCCCTTCGTCACTCTCGGTGATCAGACCGACCTTCACGATCCGCAGCGGGGTCAGCAGGATGTCACGCACGCGATCGGAAAGTCCCAGAACGTTGGCGGCACGGCAGAAATACGCTCGGCTTTCTTCTAACATCACGATGTCCCTTTGGTTAGATTCACTTTTGCCCCGCTTGAAATGAGTTTAGTCGGTTTTGGCCAACCATGGTTTGATCTGGGCTGCGGGGTACAATAACAAGACACACAGGATTTCGGAGTAGGTCGATGAGCAGCGCACCTCGCTACGTCCCGCATTATACGATCGAAGACTACCGTCGCTGGGAGGGAGAATGGGAGTTGATGGATGGCGTACCGGTCTCGATGAGCCCATCGCCGTTTGGGCCGCACGAGCGAGTTGTCGCTGAACTGTCGCGGCAAATCCTCAATCAACTCATTGAGAATGAGTGCGATTGCCGCGTCTATACCAATCTTGATTGGATCGTGAACGATGACACCGTGGTTCGACCGGATCTGATGGTCGTCTGCGGCGTTCAACCCGACCGGCATTTGGAGCAGACGCCCGTTGTCGTTGTCGAGGTGCTTAGCGATGCGACGCGGCAACGCGACCTGACTGCAAAACGGGCGATTTATCTTGAACAGGATGTCGCACACTATTTGATTGTCGACCCGACTGACCAAACCGTGCTGGACGTCACCAAGGCTGCGGAGCAATCCGTCGGATCCGGCGAATCGATGGGACTGGACCTTGACGACGACTGGCGGATCGAGATCGATGCCACGAGACTGTTTGTTTGACGGGCCTTGGGGGAAGCGGTCGGGGAAGGAAGGCAGAACGATACGGGGCAGGATGATGGAAGGCAAAATGATTGGAGAACGGCTCCGCTTCCCAGTCTTCGCCACCACGCCGACTCAACGGTCAAAGTCCAAGTGATTGGTTGCACTCATGTTTAAGATTCTCGATGCCCCCATCATTCTGCCTACCCCATCGTTTTGCCCCCATCAATCTGCCGCATCGAACCCCTTCCAGCGGACGAAGCCTTCGATGGCTTGATACTGGGCCAGGCCCAGTCGGTCGTAGATCTGTGCCGTTTGGGCGTTTCTCGCTTCGGCGCGTTGCCAAAACTCGCGCGCATCGGAGCCGGGAAATAGGGCGCGGTCTTTTTGCGACTCGTGTTTGAAGATCGCGTCGCGTTTACGGTCGACTTCTTGGGGGCTGAGCGGCACGGCCATTTCAATCTCGTGCGGTGCCCATTCTTGCCAGGCACCGCGGTAGAGCCAAACGGCGGTCGAGGCGAACCAGTCGTCGTGTCGGCATTCATTGCAGGCGGCAAAGATGATGTCCAGGCAAGTACGGTGGGTGCCGTGCGGATCGCTCAGGTCACCGGCGGCATAGATCTGGTGTGGTTGCACGTGACGCAACAGATCGATCGTGATTTGAACGTCTCGTTCGCCGATCGGATTCTTGCGAACCGCTCCGGTTTCGTAGAACGGCAAGTTCAAGTAGTGCAAGCGTTCGTCGCGGACGCCGCAAACCCGCGCCCCGGCGGTCGCTTCACCGCGTCGAATCAGCCCTTTCAATCGCTGGACTTCGTTGATGTCGACGCTTCCGGATGCCTTGTCGCGGATGGCGTGAATCATCATCTCGGTCAGGCGTTGGATGTCATCGCTATAGACCTCGAACTCGCGACAGAAATCGGCGGCGAATTCGGCAAACCTTAACGCATCCCCATCAAACACGGCCAG
Encoded here:
- a CDS encoding Glu/Leu/Phe/Val family dehydrogenase codes for the protein MLEESRAYFCRAANVLGLSDRVRDILLTPLRIVKVGLITESDEGKLIKHTGYRVQHSRVRGPMKGGLRYHPSVDEDEATALANLMTWKTAVVDVPYGGAKGGINCDPTDLSERELNEITRTFVGQIKDVIGPTIDIPAPDVNTNAKIMGWIMDEYSKYAGFSPGVVTGKPLHLFGSEGREEATGRGVTIVLEEVLRSQKQSITDVTVAFQGFGNVGSFAARTMAELGAKIVAVGDHAGGVSNPEGLNIDELVAWTARHGSVAKFPGGDAFESSDVLTWDCDVLVPAALGDVLTKDNAEDVRASIIVEAANSPTTPEADEIFRRRGILVVPDILANAGGVTVSYFEWAQNIQQFRWELGRIRHELSDHMRKAYEAVAAVAKTRDVDLRTAAFILAIQRVGEAALSRRPYAEAKDLPR
- a CDS encoding Uma2 family endonuclease, which translates into the protein MSSAPRYVPHYTIEDYRRWEGEWELMDGVPVSMSPSPFGPHERVVAELSRQILNQLIENECDCRVYTNLDWIVNDDTVVRPDLMVVCGVQPDRHLEQTPVVVVEVLSDATRQRDLTAKRAIYLEQDVAHYLIVDPTDQTVLDVTKAAEQSVGSGESMGLDLDDDWRIEIDATRLFV
- a CDS encoding sulfatase-like hydrolase/transferase, which translates into the protein MIEVGLAEDSRPNVVMIIVDDLNDLPLSPDGKPVIKTPNIDRIARRGVTFTNAHCNDPICAPSRASMLFGLYPQTSGLYWFEKWKENGVLNQCVSLNRHLQSHGYSVFGTGKIYHGGQSDGAFDQRGPKPDVGPWPWDGKSNQSHLPHPAMMYLYDTDGDMDYKWEHHFGPLSMIPDWKPDPQAGIPGYKGWRLGGKPFRYNGDDDRDKLADERCAEWSAGMIAAEHDRPFAIFTGLVRTHTPLYAPQEYFDRFPIDSIELPETIEGDLDDCATALADPSLYGFRRYNMLVRHKDRQLYKQWLQAYLACVSFVDDQVGKILDAVDASPERDNTIVIFTSDHGFHMGEKEFLYKQSLWDGATRIPLIIAGVDGMPQGVTCDRPVSWIDLYPTLNELCGLPREPNAASGGYKLQGHSLVPLVMSPDGDWDGPDVAITALPGKDHSQHERHGGTWFPHFSVRSKQYRYTLCASGEEELYDFDADPREWTNLANDPAYAAIKASLKDQLIALRDGPNWKSLDDLHRWTYGAQKGGVASEDGTLTFSGHSSSYLATIAKYKNFEWEFEAKSPDTRQMRISYHARVKDNRVAGTVVNVPPTASNLQGNAVPFTPGQWNRYRIRVVGGRCQVWINGRLHSDRVKASGDGLGVFGIDFPGAAQPTLSIRAVRVRPL